The genomic interval TCACCTATTTTTCCACATTCAGCATCCCGGCTTAAGGAAGTTCCTTAGTAATATGacgttgaataaatgaatacatgagtGAATGAAGAGAGGAATGAAGAACCCACACATGAGCCTAAATGCAAGGAAAAAGATGGACAGTGCTACCACTAatagccatgaaaaagaacagcTTATGGAAGAATAATAATTTACTATGCTTAGCCACTGCtgttttctggtttcattttttttttttttggttgggggaggagggttattaaataaaattaaagctgaAACCCAATGCCAGATATAATAGAAAGAACTTGGTGTGCATTGACTGATGCACTAAGcattgaaattttccattttcacTTTCTCTCTTTGTTGCCATAAAATGAGAGGGTGAGGCAAGATCGTGTCTGAGGGTGGGTCCAGCTCTCAGGTTCTGGAGCTCTGGACTGCCGGGTCTCCTGATAAAGCCCTCCTCTGAGCTTGCATCTCAGCTCTATCCTGATGGCAAAGACTGTGCTCTTTTCAAACTCATAGATGCCACCCTCCTACCAAGGCTGTGGTGTACCACAACTAAGTTTAACCCCTCTCTCCTGGTCTGAAAAAGTCACCTAAACCACAGGGGAAATTATTGACCATGGTTTCCTAGATCTATGCAAGAAAAATGCTTCCAAACCCTAATGCTACAAAGCTGTATTTACTTGTCCCAACTCTTTCCCGGTGTGGTTCGGATTACCCTTTGCCTGCATATGTTTTGCAATATCTCTTGGCTCTTCATCTTTGCCCACTCCTCCAGCATGCTCACTACACCTGAGAAACTTAGCCAGTACTTGGCTTAAAAATCTTCAACCTACTCATCACCTAACAAGAGAGGGTTTAAAGTTGGCAGAGGGAATATTGCACAGAAACGCTATTTGCCAACCACCTACCAATAGCTGATTTCACAAGTGGTCCCTTATCAGATCTGCCCatcagaaaagaaggaagaagattaATGATCACTCTTCAGACACCATGACTCCCTCCGGGGAAGCTCTCTATACAGCTAAAGGCTTGTATTGGATTATTGTCACCGATTACTGTTTTAGGCTTGCATTCCTAGTAAAATTGAAGCTGAGCCTATATCCCTTACAGTAGAAATTCCCAAATGCTATATTCAACATAATGAGTTTTCAGAAAGCTAAATATATCCAATGGGAAAGACTGGCCATTACATCCTTCCTGCATTTCGTTGTTATTGCTATTAaagagtactttaaaaaataaaaataaaaggatagtaATAGAAGACAGCAGGGTTTATTTTCATGTCTTTCTTGGCAGTTTAAAAAGCTGGCAATCCTAtatcaatttctaatttttttctaaaactttactggtcattaaaattagaaaactggTAGCCTTATGCCTAAAGTGGCTAGTTCAGATCAAGTTACATGTAAACTGAAGAAAGGAAGAGCCTCTGATTCAAACTCTTTAAggtcatcatttttttctttttctaagaccATTTTCTATAGATCTCAAGGTGCATAATATGCATCACGGAGGCCCTGTAGATTTAGATAGCGATTATAACCGATTCGAGTCAGGAAATTTCTTCTGAAGTATACCTACCTGTGAAACCCTCCATATCTGGGGCGCTCTGTGCCACGGGTGTCAGACTTTTGCAAAAGCCCTGTCATTCTAACGGGACGCCCTCCTGTAGGAAGTTGCCCCCTGGCGCCCGTCCTCGGGCTTCTGATGAAACGGCGACCCACCACCCCCTTCCCAGACCCTGGCCCGCAGCCGGATCACTCCGGGCCCGCTGCCGATCACGTGGCGAAGCGGTGCTCCCCAGCGCCGTGGCTGCGCGCCCATTGGTCGGCGGCTGGAGTCCCGGGCGCGCCCATTGGCTGCGGGGGGCGTTCACGTGGAAGGGGGCCTGGGATGGACCCCGGGGTCCCGAGAGCTGGCAGGGAAGTTAAAGGGGGCAGCGCGGCCGCGGGGAGCTCGGGTCCCGGGTGACTGCTGGAGGGAGGAGGTGAGCGCGCAGCTCTCGTGCACGGACGGATTTCGCCGCCCGCGGGGGGCGCGAACCCGAGCCCGGGGCCCAGCTCCTGCCGTCACGGCAGCTGTCCCTGTTCCCCCAGTGCGGATGCTGCCGCGGGCTGGCGCGTCTGCCCTCGGGACTTATGAGCTGAACCCGGTACGTAGCTCCCCAAGCCTCGAGTCCGAGGGAAGGACTGGGGACAACAAGGCGAGGGCGTGCAGCGGGGACCTGTTTGGGTTCCTGTCACCTACATTTTCACCGTGCGACTTGCACTGGCACACCGGGCTGGAACATTCTAGGTAGTTGGCCCCAGGGAGCTGTTGCTTCAGCGTGGAGAGGGCGATCCAGGGACCGCAGCTGGGAAGCGCCTCCCGGGCCCACGTGCTCCACCGCGCTGCTGGGCCCGGCTGCGACCGTGACCCGGGAGCTGCGGCTGCGGCGGCTGATCCCTTTACCACCTGTTGTTCTGGCTTCGAACCTAGCACAAGTTCCCAGCCCCGGGTCCCGAGAGGTCTGGAGACTTCTCCAAAGTTGGGTAGTGGGGTTTGGAGCTTGAGGACAAGCCGCTTCGTCTCTCTCCGGGCCTTATTTTCCCTATAAAACGCGAGGAAATACACTTGGTAGGCTCTCAGGCCACCGAGGGCGACGGGACCTAGCACGATCTCCGTCCCGGGCTGGCGGAGGCCAGGCGGCCGCGCGGGGGTGCTGGTGTCGCGCTGCTTGCTCCGGCCGGGGTTGCCCCTTTGCCGGCCCCGCCCGGGTGCGATAACGGGCTCCTCCTCCTCGTCGTCTTCCTCCCACCGCCGACATCTCCGGGAACCcagcccaggccctgcctcccGGACACACCGACGCTCACGTAGTCGCCCTTGCCACAACCCTGCGGGATCTCCGATGCGGCGAGCGAGCTGGGGAGGGGGCTTCTCCGCGGCCCAAAAGGTGGGTGCGGCGCGAGGCGAAGGAGGCTTGTAGGGAGGTTGGGGGCGGAGTGCAGCCTGGTCAAACTGGACGCAGGGGACAGGGTCGGAGAGTAACTTGTGGGATCCTCCAGCCTGGAGAGCActggcctgttcctgcctcttTGGAATCCAGAAAAAGGGGTGTGGAAGGCACAGTAGCTGCAAAAGAGGGAGTGGGGGCCGGTAATGACTTACTGGAAGATTTGGAGCCTGTCGGAGCACTGTTTtctgaaaaagaggagaaaacagaggaaagactGGACTTGGGAACTTGGAGACTTGGAAGGTGTTGGAACCTGTGGTCTGAGTGGCGGGGGCCTGCCTGGGAGACCCAGGGTGCAGCAGAAGAGACAATTAGAGCTTTGgtctgggaggaagaggaggagaggaggaaatgtTTCCTTGGGCAGAGTTGTCCAGGAGCCAAAACTAAAGTGAAGACAGCTGGAGGACTTACCACAAAAGTACAGTTGAGGTATTTAGGGAAAAAAGTTAGTGGGAAGAGAAGCGGCACCAGGGGTGGGTCGCAACATACATTGTCAGGGCCAGCAGGGACCTTGGAGGGGACCTCAAGCCCAGAGCAGCTGAGTGACTCGCTCAAGTAGCAAAGCAAGGTGCGGGCATTCTTAGCCTAGTGCCCTGTTTTCCCTCGTACGTTTTTAGACGGCAGGGGCTGTGTCATTTGAACTTGCCTCTTTCCTAGAATATGCAACTGTGTTCACAAATATCAGTCTCCAAGATGCTTTGGATGATGGGGACAGGATCAAGGGGTACAAGTAGCCTTTAAGGCTGTGAATAGGCCCCCATGGTCTGAGTACAAAGGGGAAAGACATGCACTCTCTTCAGGCTGGATCAGTGAAACCTTTTGGAAGGGAACACAGAATTGTTGGAGGGAGGTAGATGGCcatgtctttaaaaatgaaaattataacctGGTTGCGAATGTTTACTGAATGCAGTTCGGCAGctttcagtgttcctggtgggtTGCTTGTGCatctgacttttttgtttgtttggttttgtttgtttgtttgttttgagacggagtgtcgctctgtcggagtgtcgctctgtcgcccaggctggagtgcagtggcgccatctctggctcactgtaagctccgcctcccgggttcacgccattctcctgcctcggcctcctgagtagctgggactacaggcgcccgccaccacgcccagctaatttttatttgtatttttagtagagacggggtttcaccgtgttagccaggatggtctcgatctcctgacgtcgtgatctgcccgcctcggcctcccaaagtgctgggattacaggcgtgagccaccacgcccggcctttttttgccttttttttttttttttttgagacgtagtctcactctgtcgcccaggctggagtgcagtggcgccatctctgctcactgcaagctccgccttccgggttcacgccattctcctgtctcagcctcccgagtagctgggactacaggcgcccaccatcacgcctggctaatttttttttttgtatttttagtagagacgggatttcaccatgttcgccaggatggtctcgatctcctgatctcgtgatccgcccgcctcggcctcccaaagtgctgggattacaggcgtgagccaccgcgcccggcctttttgtctttttttatcagaagaaagagagagagagaatgagagaatggAGGGGATAATGTCGTGGCCCTGATACAAAAAAGATTTCCTCCCTATGAAAGGTACAGCCAGAAAGTCAGTAGTTCAGCTGCCTGAAACCGTGAAGGTCATAGGGTTATTTTCTGTGCAGGTCTATAGTTATCACCATGGCCGTCTAACCTTGGCCAGCTGTCTTGAGAAGGTGTGTTATCATGAGTGGAACAGAGAAAGCATTTATGCAAAACTATCTCCATGATCTGTTAGGGTTTGCCCTGTCTTAGCCATGAACACTGAAATCTACCCTCAAGCATGGCCCAGTCTCTCACCAGAGAAACTGATCCCTGAGCTCTGAGGCATCTCTATGGAAGCAAGTGTTTGAGAATTCATACCTACCTGGGAGCTGCACTCATACACTCTTATTCCTATCCTGCAACTGGTATCAGATCCTGAGTCCTGCTCTCATGGTTCAAATGTATGTGCATAacttctggttctttttttttttttcccttggccaACTTTGGTGACTCATATTCCCTGGCCTGGGAAAAGGACAGAGCTGGAGCAGCCAGAGAGTCTGTCAGGAGAGGAGGCTGGGCTGCAGCCTGGTGCTTCCTGTGTTGGAACCGATCATTTTCATGTCATTTGTAAAAGAAGCACCTGTCCAGGTGCCTTCTTTTCAGGAACTTAATATTACCTTGCACATCTCAGTTGCTAGGAGTACTTCCGCATGGCGGCAGCCATCCCTGTCACAGTCCGCTGGGGAGTTCCTGAGCAGTTCAGGAAAGCCTACACCAAACCAGCACTTTGGTGTGCTGATTCTTGGAGAATGACCGGGTAAATAAAATCTGGAAGCTATCTGTGGGACAGGCAAGGTGACTGACAGTCGAGTCATACCCCAGATTGAGGCCACACAGGTTAATGTCCTCACCTGCAGTTATGGTGACCCACAAAGTGAAGGGATTCTAGACTGGGGTTGCTTGTGCAATGTCCCTGGGGTAGTAGTCCTGCTGGTAACTCTTGGGCCATCATAACCTTACTTTTGCCTTTCATGGAAGAATCTTGTAATAGCAGTTTGGCTCCTTCAGGTGCCAGCAGCATTGTTTAATTAGCTCTGGCTCTGACTAGAGCCTGGCCTCTCCAAGCCGGACTTCTGCTTGTTCTTACAGCTTGGTGATAAAAGGGATCTCAGGGACAAATTTATGCCACTGGGTTGAAACAGTGAAACTCTCCCAAGGTCTTCAGCTAAGTCTCTTCAGCCTGCGGGATTAGAACTTGGGACATTGGCTCTAGTGGGCTGTGTGTAGATTCTTTGATTGATCCTTTTGCTTTGGCTGTTTCCACGATATCTTGAGAGTTTCCAGGGCTTTTTCTAACATGCAGAAAAGCACGTAGGAGGCTGGTTTGCAGGCTTCTTGGAAGTGCAAAGAGAACTTGCAGGTGACCTGTGCTGACTCAGTTGAGGAGGAAGCTGTGAAGAGGAACCCTTACTCCCTCAGTTCACACCCAGATTTTTCAGGATGGGTAGAGTGGGGGGCACTGGGATGCCAGATATAGCCTCTTGTTTGGTTTTCGTACTTGTttaaaaacaaggctgggcacggtggctcatgcctataatcccagcactgtgggatgcTGAGGGgagcagatcgtgaggtcaggagttcgagaccagcctgacatggtgaaaccccatctctaccaaaaatacaaaaattagctgggggtggtggtgcacacctgtaatcccaggggtggtggcacgagtagtcccagctacttgggaggctgaggcaggagaatcgcttgaacccggatggcagaggttgcagtgagctaagattgcgccacggcactccagcctgggcaacagagcaagactccatctcgaaaaaaaaaattaaaaataagacaaaacaaaacaaaagcactaCCTGTGTTACAGTTAGAGCTGAGGGTATAATTCCAGCACAGTTTTGCAAAGGACAAGAGTAACTAAAATTTAGATATTTTGTAagtataggatttttttttttacattgaacCTGTTAGTCAATCCGTTGAACCTCTGCAAACCTACCTTCCCTAATTCAGTCAGAACTTTCCTTTCCAGAACAGTTACGTGGCTATAAGAACAGATCATTGAAAGCAAATTTGCCCTTAAAATTTTCACTAGATTGATTTTCTTAAAGGGGAAACAGTGAGACAGATATCCTTTAAAATGAATGTTTAAGCACTTGCATTCTGGCCATAAGTTATTGTTTGGTTCTGAATATGTGTATTTCTCTGACTGGCCATCTGTAAGGgtttcttgcatcccagggaagtTCTGTACTTTTGGAAAAATGGGGTCAAATCTGATACGTGTTCGTCCGTTCACCttttttctttacatgtttgGTTAATCACAATCAGAAGGTGAAAATGAGAGGTTATTTACAGAACTGAACCAGTGGTCCCAGCTCTTTACAGAAGACACTTGGCATGTTGCCTGTCACTTCTCAGGGGTGGCCATGGCTGCTTGAGAGTGAGCTCCCCAACACGTCATCACACACCTACACCTGTGCCATAAGGAGGGGAGATAGGTTGAGGGGAGATAGCTTGGAGGACTCATCCAGATCCTGTGTTCTGTGATTCTCAGACTTGAGATTTTAATCCTAGTTTCGTCACTCATTTCCTTAATTTAGTCCATTGAAACTgtcaaatcaaaatataaatttgccATGGTAATTAGAATGATAAAAAGTGCTcagattttgggaggctgaagcgggaggattgcttgagctcaggagtttgagaccaacctgggcaacatggtgaaaccctgcctctataaaaattgaaaaattagctgggcatggaggtgcacacctgtagttccagctactttggaggctgaggcgggaggattgcttgggcccaggagtttgaggttccagtgagctatgattgcaccactgcactccatcctgggcaacacagcaagatcctgtctcataaaaaaaaaagtgctcagcTTTAGTGAGGCAGTAGTGATGGGATGGGTTTTTGgcatatcataaaatatttgaggattttttttaggTTCATTTTGTTCTGATGATAGAAGCAATATTATTTTGGAAGATATAAGATAATACAAACCAGGATACCAGAAATTCCTGAAATCTTGTCACCTAGGTATTccgattttaaatatatatctctagtcttttttctctgcatttatataatacagttgatccttgaacaacatggagTCTAGGGGAGCCTAGCCCCTACACagtcaaaaatccacatataacttttgactccccaaaaccTTTACTTCTAACAGCTTACTGTTGACCAGAGTCTTACCAATAACAtcaacagttgattaacacatattttgtatttgatttgtaatatatactgtattcttatagtAAAGTAaactaaaggaaagaaaatgttaagaaaatcataggaaagaaaaaatatatttactattaagtGGATATGGgccatcataaaggtcttcattctcatcctcttcacattgagtaggctgaggaggaggaagaggaggagaaggggttggtcttgctgtctcaggggcggcagaggcagaagagaatCTGAGCACACGTGGACCTACAAAGTTCAAACTCATGTCGTTGAAGTGACAACGGCATTTTCCCCACAAGTCTAGTTTCTATGTACAAttttatcttctctctctctctatatatatacatatatagacataaatataaatatataatttttttcatttcatttgaatcttttttaaaataatggctttAATGATGATATAAAATTACATCACatgggctggccatggtggctcccgcttgcaatcccagcactttgggaggctgaggcgggtggatcgcctgaggtcaggagtttgagaccagcttggccaatatggtgaaaccctgtctctactaaaaatacaaaaattagctgggcgtggtggcagactcctgtaatctcagctattcgaaaggctaaggcaggagaatcacttgaacctgggaggtggaggttgcagtgaactgagattgtgccattgcactccagcctgggtgacacgagtgaaactctgtctcaaaaaaggaaaaaataataacagtaaaaataaaagcacatcaCATGGATGTGGTACATTTAATTTAACCAGGTACCTGTTAATGGTCATCTAGGTTATTTTGTCAACTTTTTCCCCCTATAATGTGGCATTGAACATTTTAGTACCTTAATCTCtatgtgtttttaattctttacttAGGATAAATGTCTCTATGTGATATTAggataaaaaatgattaaaaaattagaaaggttGTGCCAATTTTAACTAATGAAAATGTTtgcattggctgggcacagtggctcatacctataaatcccagcattttgggaggctaaggtgggaggattgcttgagtccaggaattcaagactggtctgagcaacatagtgagacctcgtatctacaaaaaatatttcttaaaaattagccggacatggtggctcgtgcctgtggtcctagctactcaggaggctgaggtgggaggaccgcttgagcccagtaggtggaggctgccataagccatgttcataccacttcactccagcctaggtgacagagtaagacccagtctcaaacaaaaaaaaaaagaaaaacttgtattatcttttcaatttttttcctaattcaataaataaaaaacagacatTGTTTTTCATCtaaatttcttaaattaataataaggttgaacattttgcatatttataggccactttaaaaatttttttcatgaattttctattcatgttctttgcttatttttctatgtGGAATATTTGACTTTATTATTGCTTTGTAAGAACACTTTACATATTAAGGTATTAGCTCTGCTGCTACgcttattgtaaaatattttcacagtttgtagtctttttttgttttacttatagAAAATATAGTTTTTGTTAACTCAGATTTATCCTCTTTCAGCATgattctctttgctttttattcttataGAGCCAATTTTTTTACTTGtggaaaaaacaaatattcacCTATGTTAAAGGCTTAAGGATACGAAATTgctggttgtttttattttatttatttttatttttttgagacagagtcttgctctgtggcccaggctggagtgtgtgatctctgcacactgcaacctctgcctcccaggttcaagcaattctgctgtctcagcctacagagcagctgggactacaggtgcatgccaccacgcccggctaatttttgtaattttagtagagacggggtttcaccatattggtcaggctggtcttaaactcctgacctcagatgaagcacctgcccagcctcccaaagtgttgggattacaggcgtgagccactgcctagGCCTGctggttctttttaaaagaatggtATCCTGACATTTAAAAACCTACCATAAGCTTAATGAAAGCAGGTTTGTGTCTATCTTCACTATTGAATCCCAGTATCTTGCTTGATGCCTGCCATGTAGGAAACACCCAATCCCTATTTGTGGGATGAGTCCATTTCCTTTTATCAGATTATAGCAAAtataaagccacaatgagatgtcacgtCACACCCGTTAGGATGGCTATTTTCAAGAAGACCAAAGAAAATAAGTATTGGCAAAgacgtggagaaaagggaacccttgtctcctgctggtgggaatgtaaattagtacagccattatggaaaaatagtagggaggctcctcaaaaaaccATAActagaactactatatgacccagcaatcccactgcaggacatatatccaaaggaattgaagtcAGTGTATCGGAGAATTATCTGTActcttatgttcattgcagcgttATTCACTaagccaagatacagaatcaacctaagtgcccatcattggatgagtgaataaagaaaacatggtatataaACACAGTGGAATACCATTCTAcctgaaaaaagaaggaaatcctatcatttgtgccaacgtggatgaacctggaggatgttAACtgaataagtcaggcacagaatgacaaatacagcatgatctcacttatatgtggaatctgaaaaagtcaaactcatagaaacagagagtacaGTGGTGGCTACCAGAAAGTGAGGGTAGAGGGACTGGAGAGGTATCCTTTggccaaaggatacaaaatttcaggtAGACgggaggaataaattcaagagatctgATGTACAATATGGTGCCTATACTTGGTAATGATAcgtcatatatttgaaaattgctgagagtggattttaagtgttctcactgcAAAAAAAGTATGATATAATGCATGTTAAATAGCtcgatttagccattccacaatgtatacatatatggaaACATGTTGTACACCGTAagaatatacaatttttacttctCAATTAataaagagaggcagagaggctcacatctgtaatcctagcactttgggaggtcaaggcaggaggatggattgagccaggagtgtgagaccagcctgggcaacatagcgagtcctgtctctacaaaaaatttttaaaattagccaagcatggtgacttgcgcctgtggtcccacttacttgggaggctgaggtggaaggatcatttgagcctgggaggtcgaggctgcagtgagctgtgctcacgccactgcgctccaggctgggcacagagcaacaccctgtctctaaaaatacgtAAATAAATAGTGTCCCTCAGGACAGCTATCTGTGGAAGACACCTTTTTAGTCAAATAGATGtgggaaattttaaaacagtttatgcCCTTTTCATTATCCTCTGTGGCACATTTGCCAACAGAAGACCCCAAGAAATGCTGAGCAAAAAACCTGTGCATTTAGTTTTAAAACTAGTGGGTTTCatactcttttgtttgttttacccttgaagcacccccccaccccccgccacatCTCGTCCCCTCACAGCATAATCTCTCAAACGCATGTTGTGCTGGACCACACCAGAGTTAATCCTGACCTGTAGCCATGTGGGCATagataaaaggaaatattgtttGCCAGTCCCTGCTGGAATGATACCTTTACACATCTGTCTGATCTGATTGCtccactgttttctttcttctcttccctttccaggGTTCTACCCTGTTCATCTAGCCCCATGATGGCTGTGGACATCGAGTACGGATATAACTGCATGGCTCCTTCCTTGCGCCGAGAGAGGTTTGCCTTTAAGATCTCACCAAAGCCCAGCAAACCACTGAGGCCTTGTATTCAGCTGAGCAGCAAGAATGAAGCCAGTGGAATGGTGGCCCCGGCTGTCCAGGAGAAGAAGGTGAAAAAGCGGGTGTCCTTCGCAGACAACCAAGGGCTGGCCCTGACAATGGTCAAAGTGTTCTCGGAATTCGATGACCCGCTAGATATCCCATTCAACATCACCGAGCTCCTAGACAACATTGTGAGCTTGACGACAGCAGAGAGTGAGAGCTTTGTTCTGGATTTTTCCCAGCCCTCTGCAGATTACTTAGACTTTAGAAATCGACTTCAGGCCGACCACGTCTGCCTTGAGAACTGTGTGCTCAAGGACAAGGCCATTGCAGGCACTGTGAAGGTTCAGAACCTCGCATTTGAGAAGACCGTGAAAATAAGGATGACGTTCGACACCTGGAAGAGCTACACAGACTTTCCTTGTCAGTACGTGAAGGACACTTATGCCGGTTCAGACAGGGACACGTTCTCCTTTGACATCAGCTTGCCCGAGAAGATTCAGTCTTATGAAAGAATGGAGTTTGCTGTGTACTACGAGTGCAATGGACAGACGTACTGGGACAGCAACAGAGGCAAGAACTATAGGATCATCCGGGCTGAGTTAAAATCTACCCAGGGAGTGACCAAGCCCCACAGTGGA from Gorilla gorilla gorilla isolate KB3781 chromosome 7, NHGRI_mGorGor1-v2.1_pri, whole genome shotgun sequence carries:
- the PPP1R3B gene encoding protein phosphatase 1 regulatory subunit 3B, with protein sequence MMAVDIEYGYNCMAPSLRRERFAFKISPKPSKPLRPCIQLSSKNEASGMVAPAVQEKKVKKRVSFADNQGLALTMVKVFSEFDDPLDIPFNITELLDNIVSLTTAESESFVLDFSQPSADYLDFRNRLQADHVCLENCVLKDKAIAGTVKVQNLAFEKTVKIRMTFDTWKSYTDFPCQYVKDTYAGSDRDTFSFDISLPEKIQSYERMEFAVYYECNGQTYWDSNRGKNYRIIRAELKSTQGVTKPHSGPDLGISFDQFGSPRCSYGLFPEWPSYLGYEKLGPYY